The following coding sequences lie in one Duffyella gerundensis genomic window:
- a CDS encoding mechanosensitive ion channel family protein: MHYIQSLMNFIEGNRVLSVSVSLLLLIMAGMVTHLICKFFIVKVIRKVFFSSHKQGVPLDKDVRLSQKLSNFVPVIVVYNFLQFMPGLPENLKVAIQTICGILFFVYLSIFFNEVLEIVNNSYSRKSKRKNHSIKGYIQIGKILVHIIAAIMILAIMSNKSPAIIISSLGAVAAVLMLIFQHTLLSLVANIQLSSNDVLQLGDWIEMPDRNISGEVIDIALHTITIRNWDNTISRIPTKNFLTETYTNWQAMFSSGARRIMRSFYLDQKSITFVNQEMLLAMSQIRIASESITELLDGRDISAVGDRWFMENGITNLMVFRKFLTAWLAQREDIKKEMYIVVRPLKPSPDGLPVEIYCFTSSIFWADYENTQAAIFEYIYAMARYFELQIYQHPAGSDFARLAQPRAESTDARSGGPQ; encoded by the coding sequence ATGCATTACATTCAAAGTTTGATGAATTTTATTGAGGGAAACAGGGTGCTGTCAGTCAGCGTCAGCCTGCTGTTGCTGATTATGGCCGGGATGGTTACTCACCTGATCTGCAAATTTTTCATCGTCAAAGTGATCAGAAAGGTCTTTTTCAGCAGCCATAAACAGGGCGTTCCGCTGGATAAAGATGTCCGCCTCTCTCAGAAGCTGTCGAATTTTGTGCCGGTGATTGTGGTCTACAATTTCTTGCAGTTTATGCCAGGCCTGCCTGAAAATCTGAAAGTTGCGATTCAAACTATCTGCGGCATCCTGTTTTTTGTTTATTTGTCGATCTTCTTCAATGAAGTGCTGGAGATTGTTAACAACTCCTATTCGCGCAAATCGAAGCGTAAAAATCACTCGATCAAAGGCTATATCCAGATTGGCAAAATCCTGGTGCATATTATCGCCGCGATCATGATTCTGGCAATTATGTCCAACAAGTCACCGGCGATTATTATCTCCTCGCTGGGTGCGGTCGCCGCGGTGCTGATGTTGATTTTCCAACATACCCTGCTGTCGCTGGTGGCGAATATTCAGCTCTCGTCCAACGATGTGCTACAGCTGGGCGACTGGATTGAGATGCCGGATAGAAATATCAGTGGCGAGGTGATCGATATTGCGCTGCATACCATCACCATTCGCAACTGGGATAACACCATTTCGCGCATTCCGACCAAGAATTTCCTCACCGAGACCTACACCAACTGGCAGGCGATGTTCTCTTCGGGCGCGCGCCGTATCATGCGCAGTTTTTATCTTGATCAGAAGTCGATCACCTTTGTGAACCAGGAGATGCTGCTGGCGATGAGCCAGATCCGCATCGCCAGCGAATCCATCACTGAGCTGCTGGATGGGCGTGATATCAGCGCAGTCGGCGATCGCTGGTTTATGGAGAACGGTATCACCAACCTGATGGTATTCCGTAAATTTCTGACCGCCTGGCTGGCCCAGCGTGAAGATATTAAAAAAGAGATGTATATCGTGGTGCGTCCGTTAAAGCCGTCACCGGATGGCTTGCCGGTAGAAATCTACTGCTTTACCTCATCTATTTTCTGGGCCGATTATGAAAATACCCAGGCGGCGATTTTTGAGTATATCTATGCGATGGCCCGTTACTTTGAGCTGCAAATTTACCAGCATCCGGCAGGATCCGATTTTGCCCGGCTGGCGCAGCCGCGCGCAGAGAGCACCGATGCCCGATCTGGTGGCCCGCAGTAA
- the hprR gene encoding response regulator transcription factor HprR has product MKLLLIEDNLKASAWVRKGLEEAGYIVDFAADGRDGLHLALSHPYSLIILDIMLPGMDGWQVLRTLRTASNVPVICLTARDSVDDRVKGLELGANDYLVKPFSFAELLARVRNQLRQQQPHSSVLRVADLVMDSTRFQVTRDGIPLTLTRKEFMLLWLLASRHGEILPRTLLASEIWGVNFDSETNIVDVAIRRLRRKVDDPFTHKLITTVRGMGYCLSEKAPDNA; this is encoded by the coding sequence ATGAAACTATTACTGATCGAAGATAATCTGAAGGCCAGCGCCTGGGTGCGGAAAGGGCTGGAAGAAGCGGGCTATATCGTGGATTTCGCGGCTGACGGGCGGGACGGCCTGCATCTGGCGTTGTCGCATCCTTACAGCCTGATCATTCTGGACATCATGCTGCCGGGCATGGATGGATGGCAGGTGCTGAGAACGCTGCGCACCGCCAGCAATGTTCCCGTGATTTGCCTGACTGCCAGAGATTCAGTGGACGATCGCGTTAAAGGGCTGGAGCTGGGCGCCAATGATTATCTGGTCAAACCTTTCTCATTTGCTGAGCTTTTGGCACGGGTAAGGAATCAGCTACGACAGCAACAGCCGCACAGCAGCGTGCTGCGCGTGGCCGATCTGGTGATGGATTCCACGCGCTTTCAGGTCACGCGTGACGGTATACCTCTGACGCTGACGCGCAAAGAGTTTATGCTGCTCTGGCTCCTCGCCAGCCGTCACGGTGAGATTTTGCCGCGCACGCTGCTGGCCAGCGAAATCTGGGGCGTCAATTTCGACAGTGAAACCAACATTGTCGATGTCGCCATTCGCCGCCTGCGCCGCAAAGTCGACGATCCTTTCACTCATAAGCTCATCACCACGGTAAGAGGTATGGGATATTGTCTGTCGGAAAAGGCACCTGACAATGCATAG
- a CDS encoding sensor domain-containing diguanylate cyclase, whose protein sequence is MSTAIKPDLSAIWSTDAHGLCIACQESPAGLMPALKGVTLSAWLRLAQADDDAKIALQLTAALEGVTPFHFELPIQCLDGTTRRVIFSGLPDSQPSASHLQYNGFIFDITGQRKALEDALRTAAEYRLLIENSTDLIAHCDSDGRYVSISPSYSKMIGWSADEMIGQRVLDFLHPDDYASASEALAHIFNNGALPDVVEVRKRHRDGHYITLGTKACSVSNPSTGKNIGAVLVSRDITRDKEKILELEKLATRDILTGLPNRAWINDQVNSMLAQADDSAWVTVLFIDLNGFKAVNDSMGHASGDLLLQQIGERLQHGMRPGDSVARMGGDEFVVAAMCDSREAASAIAQRLIDSMEAPFAINNLKVRIGAAIGISLARPGTASAQMLFENADKAMYQAKARRDGAYQFY, encoded by the coding sequence ATGAGCACTGCGATCAAGCCTGACCTTTCTGCCATTTGGTCCACGGACGCTCATGGCCTGTGCATCGCCTGTCAGGAAAGTCCTGCTGGCCTGATGCCGGCATTGAAAGGCGTCACGCTCAGCGCCTGGCTGAGGCTCGCGCAGGCAGATGATGATGCGAAGATCGCATTGCAGCTGACGGCGGCTCTGGAAGGTGTCACGCCTTTTCACTTTGAATTGCCGATTCAGTGTCTGGACGGCACGACGCGGCGGGTGATTTTTTCTGGCCTGCCGGACAGCCAGCCCAGCGCTTCGCATCTGCAATATAACGGCTTTATTTTTGATATCACCGGACAGCGCAAAGCGCTGGAAGATGCGCTGCGCACGGCGGCGGAATACCGTCTGTTGATTGAGAACAGCACCGATCTGATAGCCCATTGCGATTCAGACGGCAGGTACGTTTCGATCTCGCCTTCCTACAGCAAAATGATCGGCTGGTCGGCTGATGAAATGATTGGCCAGCGAGTGCTGGATTTTCTGCATCCTGATGATTACGCCTCCGCTTCCGAAGCGCTGGCGCATATCTTCAATAACGGCGCGTTACCGGACGTTGTCGAAGTGCGTAAGCGCCATCGCGACGGCCATTACATTACCCTTGGCACCAAAGCCTGTAGCGTCAGCAATCCTTCCACCGGCAAAAATATCGGTGCCGTGCTGGTGTCGCGCGACATTACCCGCGACAAAGAGAAAATTCTTGAGCTGGAGAAACTGGCAACCCGCGATATTCTCACCGGATTACCTAATCGCGCGTGGATCAACGACCAGGTGAACAGCATGCTCGCGCAGGCCGACGATAGCGCCTGGGTCACGGTTCTGTTTATCGATCTGAACGGGTTTAAAGCCGTCAATGATTCTATGGGACACGCATCAGGGGATCTGTTGCTGCAGCAGATCGGCGAACGGCTGCAACACGGTATGCGCCCGGGCGATTCAGTGGCGCGAATGGGCGGGGACGAATTTGTGGTAGCCGCCATGTGCGACAGTCGCGAGGCGGCATCCGCTATCGCCCAGCGCCTTATCGACAGCATGGAAGCGCCTTTTGCTATCAATAATTTGAAAGTGCGGATCGGGGCGGCAATAGGCATCAGCCTCGCCCGGCCCGGCACCGCATCGGCCCAAATGCTGTTTGAAAATGCCGACAAAGCGATGTACCAGGCAAAAGCACGACGCGATGGCGCCTACCAGTTTTATTAA
- a CDS encoding GlcG/HbpS family heme-binding protein produces MKRLLLALTLATGPGMAFSAEPAAVYDMTQSLSNELATEALSVCHGMNRQGVVAVVDRGGNLVSIMRDDNVGPHNTQAAWRKAFTALSTKTPTKQLTTKAQSSPDSVNLNTVSDLLLLGGGVPVKYRGQWIGAVGMAGTGGAESDDRCSADAIKKVLGESQPQ; encoded by the coding sequence ATGAAACGTTTACTGCTTGCACTGACGCTGGCAACCGGGCCAGGCATGGCATTTTCAGCTGAACCTGCAGCCGTCTATGACATGACTCAGTCCCTGAGTAATGAGCTGGCTACCGAAGCATTGTCGGTTTGCCATGGTATGAATCGTCAGGGCGTGGTGGCAGTTGTCGATCGCGGCGGTAACCTGGTGTCGATAATGCGGGATGATAACGTTGGACCGCACAATACGCAGGCTGCCTGGCGTAAAGCGTTTACGGCGCTCTCGACCAAAACGCCGACCAAACAGCTCACCACCAAGGCGCAATCCTCACCGGACAGCGTTAATCTCAATACCGTTAGCGATCTGTTGCTGCTCGGCGGCGGCGTACCGGTTAAATATCGCGGCCAATGGATCGGTGCCGTCGGCATGGCGGGCACCGGCGGCGCAGAATCTGACGATCGATGCAGCGCTGACGCGATTAAAAAAGTTCTTGGTGAAAGCCAACCGCAGTAA
- a CDS encoding bifunctional aspartate transaminase/aspartate 4-decarboxylase, with amino-acid sequence MSNPYDKYASLSPFELKDALIELASGKPDRMMLNAGRGNPNFLATLPRRAFWRLGLFATEEAERSYSYLPHGIGGIPRKEGIEARFDAFLARGHEQPGVAFLSRAVSYVRDQLGLSASDFLHEMVEGILGSNYPVPPRMLTISEKITREFIVKEMIGGLISAEDVDLFAVEGGTAAMTYLFNTLRTNGLVTAGDKVAMGAPIFTPYIEIPQLEDYRLESVMINASPEENWQYPDEELDKLLDPAIKIFFCVNPSNPASVKMDERTLEKMVSIVAQRPDLIILTDDVYGTFANNFKSLFAVCPQNTILVYSFSKYFGATGWRLGVIATHQNNILDQQLSEISDAEKSRLNHRYGSLTPDVPALRFLDRVVADSRSVALNHTAGLSTPQQVQMVLFSLFALMDGDNGYKAAVSQVIRRRQAVLYRELGITHIDTEEAVDYYTLLDLEAISRQVYGDEFADWVNVTLNPTDLLFRIAEETGIVMLPGRGFGSLKPAGRISLANLNEYEYAAIGKSLKGMMDQYHEKYRSGQKKNKKKDKVNKGK; translated from the coding sequence ATGTCGAATCCTTACGATAAATATGCATCACTCAGTCCTTTTGAACTCAAAGACGCACTGATAGAGCTGGCTTCTGGCAAACCCGATCGCATGATGCTGAATGCAGGCAGGGGAAATCCCAATTTTCTGGCTACCCTGCCGCGCCGGGCCTTCTGGCGCCTGGGATTATTTGCCACCGAAGAGGCTGAACGTTCCTATTCCTATTTGCCGCATGGCATTGGAGGAATACCGCGCAAAGAGGGTATCGAAGCGCGCTTTGATGCATTCCTGGCGCGGGGACATGAACAACCTGGCGTGGCGTTCTTATCGCGGGCGGTGAGCTATGTGCGCGATCAGCTGGGACTTTCCGCGTCTGATTTTTTACATGAGATGGTCGAAGGCATTCTCGGTTCAAATTACCCGGTTCCGCCGCGGATGCTGACCATCAGTGAAAAAATCACCCGTGAATTTATCGTCAAAGAGATGATCGGTGGCCTGATTTCAGCTGAAGATGTTGATCTGTTTGCAGTAGAAGGCGGGACGGCAGCCATGACCTACTTGTTCAACACGCTGCGCACCAACGGCCTGGTCACGGCTGGCGATAAAGTCGCCATGGGCGCGCCCATCTTCACCCCCTATATTGAAATCCCGCAACTGGAAGATTACCGTCTGGAAAGCGTGATGATCAACGCGTCACCGGAAGAGAACTGGCAATATCCGGATGAAGAGCTCGATAAGCTGCTCGATCCGGCAATCAAAATCTTTTTCTGCGTAAACCCGAGCAATCCTGCGTCGGTTAAAATGGACGAACGCACGCTGGAGAAAATGGTCAGCATCGTGGCGCAGCGCCCTGACCTGATTATTCTGACTGATGATGTTTATGGCACGTTCGCCAACAACTTCAAGTCGCTGTTTGCCGTCTGTCCGCAAAACACCATCCTGGTCTATTCCTTTTCCAAATACTTTGGTGCCACAGGCTGGCGCCTTGGCGTTATCGCGACGCATCAGAACAACATTCTTGACCAACAACTCAGTGAAATCAGTGATGCTGAAAAAAGCCGTCTCAATCATCGCTACGGTTCGCTGACACCGGATGTTCCGGCGTTGCGTTTTCTTGACAGGGTGGTGGCAGACAGCAGAAGTGTGGCGCTCAATCACACCGCCGGATTGTCCACTCCACAGCAGGTACAGATGGTGTTGTTTAGCCTGTTTGCCCTGATGGACGGGGATAATGGATACAAAGCGGCGGTGTCGCAGGTGATCCGCCGACGTCAGGCGGTGCTGTATCGTGAGTTAGGTATCACGCATATCGATACTGAAGAGGCTGTCGATTACTACACCCTGCTGGATCTCGAAGCGATATCCCGTCAGGTTTACGGTGATGAGTTTGCCGACTGGGTGAATGTCACGCTCAATCCAACGGATCTGCTTTTCCGTATTGCTGAGGAAACCGGGATCGTTATGCTACCTGGCAGAGGATTCGGTAGCCTGAAACCTGCTGGCCGCATCTCCCTGGCTAATCTCAATGAATACGAGTACGCCGCCATTGGTAAATCACTCAAAGGGATGATGGACCAATATCACGAAAAATACCGTTCCGGGCAGAAGAAAAATAAAAAGAAGGATAAGGTGAATAAAGGGAAATAG
- a CDS encoding phenolic acid decarboxylase translates to MSTESLNDIAKDLSAFVGTHFVYTYDNGWKYEWYARNDNTCDYRIHQGLVGGRWVTHQTMNAVQFAPGIYKVDWHEPTGTCVSLLFDIERKIIHGTIFFPQWIAGENQHPEKTICYQNEFIDDMHRFRDEGPAYPYVVIPEFARVTYMKNEGPDNDAVISMAPGQLPDDFFEGK, encoded by the coding sequence ATGTCCACTGAATCATTAAACGATATAGCAAAAGATTTATCCGCTTTTGTGGGAACGCATTTTGTTTATACCTACGATAATGGCTGGAAATACGAATGGTATGCGCGAAATGACAATACCTGTGATTACCGCATACATCAGGGGCTGGTGGGGGGGCGATGGGTGACCCATCAAACGATGAATGCTGTGCAGTTTGCGCCGGGCATTTATAAAGTCGACTGGCACGAGCCGACAGGAACCTGCGTCAGCCTGTTGTTCGATATTGAAAGAAAAATCATTCATGGCACCATCTTCTTTCCGCAGTGGATTGCCGGTGAAAACCAGCACCCTGAAAAAACCATCTGTTATCAAAACGAATTTATAGACGATATGCACCGTTTTCGCGACGAAGGCCCGGCTTATCCTTATGTTGTGATTCCTGAGTTTGCCCGGGTGACTTACATGAAGAACGAAGGTCCTGATAACGATGCTGTAATTAGCATGGCACCGGGCCAGCTGCCAGATGATTTCTTTGAGGGGAAATAA
- a CDS encoding AAA family ATPase, producing MFFIFSGLPGCGKSTIAKRLAERLKAVYLRVDTVEQAIRAASEHPKEMGPEGYFILYELARDNLRLGNTVITDSVNDLNLIRDIFRDIAISLDVPFLEVEILCSDRVQHRARVEKRVSDIPGLKVPDWNAVMNRHYEPWSRAHLRLDTAEFTPTQCVDKILEARIPSSAAKKMSP from the coding sequence ATGTTCTTTATTTTCAGCGGCCTTCCGGGCTGCGGAAAAAGCACTATCGCGAAGAGACTAGCCGAAAGATTAAAAGCCGTTTATTTACGGGTGGATACGGTTGAACAGGCAATAAGGGCCGCATCGGAACATCCCAAAGAGATGGGACCTGAAGGCTATTTCATCCTCTATGAGCTTGCCCGGGACAATCTCAGGCTGGGTAACACGGTCATAACTGACTCAGTTAATGACCTCAACCTGATACGCGATATTTTCCGTGATATTGCAATATCGTTAGATGTCCCCTTCCTTGAAGTTGAAATTCTCTGTTCGGATCGCGTACAGCATCGTGCCCGTGTAGAGAAAAGGGTGTCCGATATTCCAGGGTTAAAAGTTCCTGACTGGAATGCCGTCATGAACCGACATTATGAGCCATGGAGCAGAGCGCATCTGCGGCTGGATACCGCAGAATTCACCCCAACGCAGTGCGTGGATAAAATCCTTGAAGCGCGTATTCCCTCCTCAGCAGCTAAAAAAATGTCGCCGTGA
- the aspT gene encoding aspartate-alanine antiporter, translated as MGLMHEVFRLSPELALFLSLAAGTWIGKFKLGAFQLGGVAGALLVAVLISQVGITIDSGIKNVLFAVFIYAVGFESGPKFFSSLGRRTLREIALALVLVISSLATIVVLAKIFALDKGIAAGIAAGALTQSAIIGTASAAIAKLNLDPAQLQQMQGNVAVGYAVTYIFGSLGAIIICVNILPKIMGRSIREDAIKAEQEMMHGAMVLAPGQVPALPDLVGRVFLAGPVAGKSVAQVEALANPLFPVTLERIKRDDQVIAVTPDMALNENDVLLLVGRRKGIVALAPSLGKELDEEAGPAMTMKTADVFLTNPALIGKRVDELREQLSADVRHGIYVTGLKRGETVLPFKDDVVIERNDVVTLYGSEQDIQRAVAMAGPALLKSPKTDLMFHGFGLAFGLLLGLLVLRIGSVPLTLGSGGGALLAGLLFGWYQARKPLIGNMPLPASGLLRDLGLAGFVAVVGLQSGLQAVETVKNNGISIFLIGIVVTVVPLMITLFIGRYLLRYDNTAIFAGALSGTRSANPAFGEILDKAGNAIPTAPFAVTYGLANVFLTLLGPLIVALV; from the coding sequence ATGGGCTTGATGCATGAAGTTTTTCGTCTGTCGCCGGAGCTGGCTCTTTTCCTTTCTCTTGCTGCAGGTACGTGGATTGGTAAATTCAAACTGGGTGCCTTCCAGCTTGGTGGCGTAGCCGGAGCGCTATTGGTTGCCGTGCTGATAAGCCAGGTAGGCATTACTATCGACAGCGGGATTAAAAACGTTCTGTTTGCCGTGTTTATTTATGCCGTGGGCTTTGAAAGCGGGCCCAAATTTTTCTCCTCGCTGGGGCGACGAACATTGCGGGAAATTGCCCTGGCGCTGGTACTGGTTATTTCGTCATTAGCAACGATAGTGGTGCTGGCAAAAATCTTTGCGCTGGATAAGGGAATTGCCGCCGGTATTGCAGCGGGTGCACTCACTCAGTCAGCCATTATTGGCACCGCCAGTGCAGCCATCGCTAAATTAAATCTGGACCCGGCACAGCTCCAGCAGATGCAGGGTAATGTTGCGGTGGGATACGCGGTGACCTACATCTTCGGCTCGCTGGGCGCCATCATCATCTGCGTTAATATCCTGCCCAAAATCATGGGACGCTCAATCCGTGAAGATGCGATTAAAGCTGAACAGGAGATGATGCATGGTGCAATGGTTCTGGCGCCAGGCCAGGTGCCCGCATTACCGGATTTGGTCGGGCGCGTGTTTCTCGCCGGGCCGGTCGCTGGCAAAAGCGTGGCTCAGGTTGAAGCACTGGCTAATCCGCTTTTTCCGGTCACGCTCGAACGCATCAAACGCGACGATCAGGTTATCGCGGTCACGCCGGATATGGCGCTTAATGAGAATGATGTGCTGCTTCTGGTAGGCCGCCGCAAAGGTATCGTTGCCCTTGCGCCCTCGCTTGGCAAAGAGCTGGATGAGGAAGCGGGCCCGGCAATGACCATGAAAACCGCCGACGTTTTCCTCACCAATCCCGCGCTGATCGGCAAGCGTGTGGATGAACTGCGCGAACAGCTGTCGGCAGATGTCCGCCACGGTATTTATGTCACCGGCCTGAAGCGTGGCGAGACGGTGCTTCCCTTCAAAGATGACGTGGTGATAGAGCGCAATGACGTTGTGACGCTGTACGGCAGTGAGCAGGACATACAACGCGCTGTCGCCATGGCCGGACCGGCGCTGCTGAAAAGCCCAAAAACCGACCTGATGTTTCACGGCTTTGGCCTGGCGTTTGGTCTGTTGCTTGGCTTGCTGGTGCTGCGTATCGGCTCTGTGCCTCTGACGCTGGGCAGCGGCGGCGGTGCCCTGCTCGCGGGCTTGCTGTTTGGCTGGTATCAGGCGCGTAAGCCTCTGATCGGGAATATGCCGCTGCCAGCGTCCGGCTTGCTGCGCGACTTAGGGCTGGCAGGTTTCGTTGCCGTCGTTGGGTTACAGTCTGGCCTGCAAGCGGTTGAGACCGTCAAAAATAACGGCATCTCCATTTTCCTGATCGGCATCGTCGTCACGGTCGTCCCGCTGATGATCACGTTATTCATTGGCCGCTATCTGCTGCGCTATGACAACACGGCGATTTTTGCCGGTGCCTTATCCGGTACGCGCAGCGCAAATCCCGCCTTTGGGGAAATCCTCGATAAAGCGGGTAATGCCATTCCAACCGCTCCCTTTGCGGTGACTTACGGGCTGGCAAATGTGTTCCTCACCTTGCTTGGCCCGCTTATCGTCGCGCTGGTATGA
- a CDS encoding type II toxin-antitoxin system RelE/ParE family toxin: MCAEKTGQEVEVYPSSRFEKAFNRLTKEDQDNVDEEIDRIIENPQTGERKKGDLNYLWVHKFYMGKQQYLLGYSWLDQKLEISLLSLGAHENDYDEQKR; the protein is encoded by the coding sequence ATGTGCGCAGAAAAGACAGGTCAGGAAGTTGAGGTTTACCCGTCCAGCCGCTTTGAGAAGGCCTTTAACCGTCTGACCAAAGAGGATCAGGACAACGTTGATGAAGAGATTGATCGCATCATCGAAAACCCGCAGACAGGCGAGCGCAAGAAAGGTGATCTCAACTATCTGTGGGTGCATAAGTTTTACATGGGGAAGCAGCAATATCTGCTCGGCTATAGCTGGCTGGACCAAAAGCTGGAGATCTCTCTCTTAAGTTTGGGAGCGCACGAGAATGACTATGATGAACAAAAGCGATAA
- a CDS encoding TA system antitoxin ParD family protein gives MATSIRLDDDFVEEVKIHAEAMSRSVPKQIEHWAKIGRIAEDNPDLPFSFINEILLAKSEMDNGRMKKYVRRKDRSGS, from the coding sequence ATGGCAACAAGCATCCGATTAGATGATGATTTTGTTGAAGAAGTGAAAATACATGCAGAGGCTATGAGCCGTAGCGTGCCGAAACAGATTGAGCACTGGGCTAAGATCGGCCGTATTGCTGAGGACAATCCCGATTTGCCTTTTTCCTTCATCAACGAAATTCTGCTGGCGAAATCAGAAATGGACAACGGGAGAATGAAGAAATATGTGCGCAGAAAAGACAGGTCAGGAAGTTGA
- a CDS encoding DUF3313 domain-containing protein: MPMLRHCLTGGLIIAALAGCSSKVAETQQYSGFLRDYSRLQATDSPSGHPTLRWISPDYHSADYQGIYYTPVVYYPAAKPTARVSQSTLENLKNYVDSRMKAAVARHKPLVGSPGPGTLIMKTAITTVSAENQDMKFYEVVPVAAVVASTMAASGHRTQNSVLYLETQLIDAKTGNVMMEAVRKAYGKTVPNNSAPITLEDLKQGADEMINDVAAFPPKS, encoded by the coding sequence ATGCCTATGCTGCGCCATTGCCTGACTGGCGGACTGATTATTGCTGCACTTGCCGGATGCTCATCGAAAGTGGCGGAAACCCAACAATATTCGGGTTTTTTACGCGATTATTCCCGGCTACAAGCTACGGACTCGCCGAGTGGACACCCGACGTTGCGCTGGATATCGCCCGATTATCATTCAGCTGATTATCAGGGCATTTATTACACGCCCGTTGTCTATTATCCGGCAGCAAAACCCACCGCGCGGGTCAGTCAGAGCACCCTGGAGAACCTGAAAAACTATGTCGACAGTCGGATGAAAGCGGCGGTGGCAAGGCATAAACCCCTGGTCGGTTCTCCAGGGCCAGGCACGTTGATTATGAAAACGGCGATTACCACCGTGAGTGCTGAGAATCAGGACATGAAGTTTTATGAAGTGGTGCCTGTTGCAGCAGTGGTCGCCAGTACCATGGCGGCATCCGGCCATCGTACGCAAAACAGCGTGCTCTATCTGGAGACACAACTGATTGATGCTAAAACCGGCAACGTCATGATGGAAGCCGTGCGCAAGGCTTACGGTAAAACCGTGCCGAACAACAGCGCACCCATCACCCTGGAAGATTTAAAACAAGGTGCAGATGAGATGATCAATGATGTGGCAGCCTTCCCGCCTAAATCCTGA
- a CDS encoding dTMP kinase has translation MNRPLFISLDGPKGVGKTTLLEAITKILRADNKKVIRLCEKKSDPNRSETMALVNRLARNPALDLEREVCAHFADSRAWISEHVLPKQPPGSIILMDRWYPSDAVFRRLVPFAEILQLNMERNVRTPDLHVGVVTTPEISWARAAARTRGLSSTVMHKLEEHIACTKAFEREVADHGWVLCRNEGTIEDATMQIISEIYRLPGCL, from the coding sequence ATGAATCGCCCACTGTTTATTTCTCTCGATGGTCCTAAAGGGGTCGGTAAAACCACATTGTTGGAAGCCATTACCAAAATACTGAGGGCAGACAACAAGAAGGTGATCCGACTTTGCGAGAAAAAAAGCGATCCCAACAGAAGCGAAACAATGGCCCTTGTGAACAGGCTCGCCAGAAATCCTGCCCTGGATTTGGAACGCGAAGTTTGTGCGCACTTTGCTGATAGCCGTGCATGGATTTCCGAACATGTGCTGCCTAAACAGCCACCGGGTAGCATAATCCTGATGGATCGTTGGTACCCGTCGGATGCCGTCTTTCGCCGATTGGTTCCCTTTGCAGAGATTTTACAGCTCAATATGGAGAGAAACGTACGAACGCCAGACCTGCATGTTGGGGTGGTGACGACGCCTGAGATTTCATGGGCAAGGGCCGCAGCCAGAACGCGTGGGCTAAGTAGTACGGTGATGCATAAGCTGGAAGAGCATATCGCTTGTACTAAGGCGTTTGAGCGAGAGGTTGCCGATCACGGCTGGGTTTTATGCCGTAATGAAGGAACGATCGAAGACGCAACGATGCAAATAATTTCAGAGATCTACAGATTGCCTGGGTGCCTGTAG